One stretch of Meriones unguiculatus strain TT.TT164.6M chromosome 7, Bangor_MerUng_6.1, whole genome shotgun sequence DNA includes these proteins:
- the Spaca3 gene encoding sperm acrosome membrane-associated protein 3 has product MEARSRASKRQLCQSGVPWLALAYLLSCLFASSKAKVFSRCELAKVLRDFGLDGYRGYDLADWICLAYYTSGFNTAAVDHEADGSTNNGIFQINSRKWCKSLAPSGLNTCHLYCSDLLSQDLTDSVVCVMKIVQEPQGLGYWEAWRHHCQGRDLSDWVDGCEF; this is encoded by the exons ATGGAAGCTAGGAGCCGGGCTTCCAAAAGACAGCTGTGCCAGTCTGGGGTCCCTTGGCTGGCCCTGGCCTATCTGCTCAGCTGCCTGTTTGCCTCCAGCAAGGCCAAGGTCTTCAGTCGCTGTGAGCTTGCCAAAGTGCTGCGTGACTTCGGCCTGGACGGCTACCGGGGATATGACCTGGCTGACT GGATCTGCCTTGCTTACTATACAAGCGGTTTTAATACAGCTGCTGTGGACCATGAAGCTGATGGAAGCACCAACAATGGCATCTTCCAGATCAACAGCCGGAAGTGGTGCAAAAGTCTCGCCCCAAGTGGCCTCAACACTTGCCATCTATACTGTAGTG ATTTGTTAAGCCAAGATCTCACAGATTCTGTCGTCTGTGTCATGAAGATAGTTCAAGAGCCTCAGGGTCTGGGCTATTG GGAGGCCTGGAGGCACCATTGCCAGGGCAGAGACCTCAGTGACTGGGTGGATGGATGTGAATTCTAG